Genomic window (Cucumis sativus cultivar 9930 chromosome 2, Cucumber_9930_V3, whole genome shotgun sequence):
ttgtttcttccTACGGTTCTAGATTATTAGAAAGGTAAGTTCAGCTTAGCCTTGTAGTGACCTGTTTGGAAAGTTATGTAACCTCTTCTAAGTTTTGAAAGCAGCCCAATTCTATTTACTCCAGAGATTTGTTCCCTGTGAAGAAATTgttcctttattttcttcctaaaGGATAGTTGGACTAATAGTTACGGGTTTGTTTTTTCTGTTACAGTGATGGTGGTAGAAGTGGAAGTGGAGGTGGTGATTTTGTTGCCGGTTTTTTTCTTGGGGGTGCTGTATTTGGAACcttagcttttgtttttgctCCCCAGGTGATTAAATGTTTGTCTAAAGTTCTTTCTCCGGGAATGTGACCATTCTGATTAAGCTAGGGTATATTTAAATGTTCGCTGGAACATGTCTGTTTAGATGATTTGATGAAGTCAACAATTTCCTGTGAAGAgtcattttcaactttatatGCAAAATCAGAAGGCTAATTATTTCTTTGCCCATCATATGTTTTGTTGTAGCATTTGGTTGCATAACTTTATATGAATTTCAGAAATGGCATGCGTCATTAGCTGCTGTTTGTTAGTTATAGGAAAATTACAACTCCTCGATGTGCTAtactctgtttttttcttaatcgtTTTAGACTGAGTTCTATGGTTTCTCATaggttcaaattttatatataagctTTCTCGTTTCTGTTTGTATGGACATAATGCAGATGAGGAGATTTTTACTAAATGAAAACGAGCATGGTTTTAGGAGGGCTAAGCGTCCAGTATACTACGACGAAGGTCAAGATGGTCTTGAGGtaactataaattataagTCCTCGAACTCTGATAGAGGTGTTTATTTAGTCTCTTAACTATCCAAGGGATTCGGTTGCATGTATACATCGCTGAGTGGATATGAGTAGTATGgagtgatattttattttgttgaatggATTGTTTGTTAAAGGGCGACCAATCATCCCATGTTTgtcaaatagaaaaagaattgaaaatgatatCTGTAAAGAGAGTAAAAGTTGATGATTTGTTGTGAAATGCAGGCAACGAGAGAGACATTGaatgcaaaaataaaacaattggGTTCAGCGATTGATAATGTATCATCACGTTTGAAAggtggaaaaaagaaaccacCTCTCCCAGTTGAAGAACCTGATCGGTGGGCTCAAGGTGtgtaaaaattcaatttcaacatTGTTCCACAAAGCCTTGTTTTAAAACTCCACCTTAAAGACCATATATGTTGAATTCATGTCGCAATATGCCACAACTCTTAATTGCAACTTCTTTTCTGGATTCATCAAGGTTCAAATCGATTGTTACTTACAGATAAattagaatttgttatatatatttgaattcaattttttttttttggaaattagtaGTGCATTCAgaagtttaaataattgaaaaaatggtaTAAAGATTTCAAAGAAGACGATCACGATTTTTCAAGTAGggtcaaattacaaatttgctTCTTATCGTCGGGATTAATGAACAGGTGTGAATGAGAGATTTTGGTTCGATCACAATTGTGAtttcatttactaaattaatgacAATGTGCCCAAATTGAAAAATCTCGATAATGCCATGTGTCCTCGTATTAACCATTGTATTAATTTGGTCAagttaaatgttaaatttggGTTAAAGTCTaattgagttaaaaaaaataggcTTTAATTTAGTCTAAAAGGGCCAAGTCTAGTGTAGTTGGGCATGTGAGCTAGATCCATGGACAAATCAAGTTCACATCTACAAAATTTCTATAGATAAAGTTCTCTTCATTTGTAGTGATCGGAAAAATTTACACTCCAGACCAGATAGATTCAGAGAGAATACTCTCAATAATTAGAAGACTTTCTAATTCGTGAACTTGATCAATCTTCAAAACTGACAAGTTAGATTTTTGACTTCAAAAACATTCTGTCAAGTTTAGAGATCGAAccataacaaaattaacatcAACTTGGCATGTCAAGACATCTttacctctcatctctcttGTTATTCTAATCAACAAATGGCACCAAAGAAAGTCGCATAGAAAGCTATTGTTGCATTGGACCTGTCACCTAGAGTCACCCAAAGAGGATCATGTAGGAACAAGAATAAGGCTTTGTCCTTAGAAGAAAAGTGAGGAACATCTAACAGAATCtcctaaaaacaaaatcatcgTAATCTTTTGTTTGACAACTCTGCTTCTAATGGATCGAAGAAAATCACACTTTGATGACAAATGTAACAGCTTAGGCAATCATAacgaaaatggagagaaaaataaatctccTAATAGAAGTGTCAAAAAGCGAGATAATGAAATCTGTCTTCTTGAGAGATTAAAGGCAGGATCGAGAAATTGCCAAGTCAAGTCAAACCTCTATTATCAAAGCAAacgataaaataaaaaattgtgttaAAAGGCTAACTATAACACATCACCTTTTTTGCCTCCTTGTCGATCGAGCAACTACCGAATATGATCAAAAGCTCCATAAGGGCTTAGTATGGAGGATTGGTACTGAGATCTGTTATGTATTCCAGGTTGTTTACTAAGAAGATCAATAACTTAAAAATGATGGTTGGGTACTAACCTCCAATGTTCTAACAGTTCGATGGAAGAGACAATTCAAAGCTAACACATTgctcattttattaaaatacgtaaaaatgaaagaagtagAGAAGACCAATTGGTCAGACAATCGTTCGTTCAAAGTTGAAAGAGAACATTTTCGAGTAGTACACTGATTTTGAGCTCGAAGTGATTGACAGTTGGAAATAATGAGAAAGAGAGTTCATGAATCACTTTTACAGCACCATGCATACCATAAGTATAATGGAGCTGACAAATAAAAGGTAACGAAAGAGAAAACGAGTCATTGACTACATCGGCTCATAGAGAGCTATGAGTTTCAAGGTATGCATtaaaaacttttctttattttaccGGCAATAAAGTCCTATACATTTGGGAGGATTTTAATGATGatagatttgaaattaattcCATTCAAAGATCCAAGACTTGAATTCTacgttttttcaaaaagaaaatctctcATTCCCGATCAAATACTGAATGATTTTGATAGAAAAATGAGTAATTTCCAATTTTGCTCAtaaatctttttataaatCTCTTTATAAACTTTCTCCTCAAATATCTCTCATTtagttattataaaatttaattagttcaaCAACTTTGATTACTATTGAATGACATTGTTTAGGAAATAGTTCttatagttaattatataacaaattagCTTTCTCTCGTTCTACCCGCACCCGGTCTCACCTATATGGCCTTTTCATGGTCTCGATCCTTCGCCGTGGAAGGAGGGGATGAGTCAAATCCTAGGGCTAGAAGGTATCCTCTCACTCACTTTCAGGTGGGGATACTtcatcctctttttcttcataCATTCTATGAAATAATGTCTTTCTCACTAGTCCTCCACCAACTAAATCATGAGTTTGCTCCTTTGTTCATTGACTTTGTACCAAAAAAGTGAAGCTATTTCTCAATCACGAAGAAGGAGTTTTTTGAGTGTTAGAGATTCcaaaaagaagcaagaaaagaGGATAAAGGATCAATCTCTACCTACTGAATAAGACGAGAGCAAAAGGTTTATTATCAGTTTGAAAGTGAAAAAGTATACACCAAACCAAATacataataacaaatttatgtttatatggATTACCCATCAAAGTATATGAATATATGAGTAAAGacatattaatatttaaatatgtgaTCATGATATAGAATGTCATAttgtttaaaagtataaaatacaGTATAATTTCaccaacaatatatattatgcatTCCGTTAAATATCGTGAAactaatatgaaaataatactAGTTGTCATCGTCTAGCATGTAAATACAGTGTAACTCCAACAACATCGATGTTTACACCAATAATATGTTTGGAATTAAAAGTTagcattaattaataatatgaaacattattttaattaggtaggcatattcttttattagtATAATAAGCAGCTGCTTTTATTGACTTtccaactttcttttttgtatgccGTATTGCTTACATTCTCAAGAATTTCAAGTTCTATTAACCATTATGATTGAAACTAATAAACATtattagtgtctatcaataacaattttatagacattgataaaattCTATCAGTTTTTAGTAGTGATATATTCTGtaagtgtttttgttcattttgctatatatgaaaatgtccGAAAACTTGTCAAACATGATAAAatggacaaaatatttacacttcatcacaaaatcaaatgtaatgagtttttgtttagtagatttttttctttgacacagaaaaaaatcccagggcctaggggtcgggtggggctcgttcgtgGTGCACAACGcttgcgccaaaaacggtccaaaaatggccaaggctttacctacgaaaaatcggccgatttttaacgTTGTGAAAAaagtcccgaaaattcacagataactactaggtggcctcactttgagtaatattaaagtttcttcccacaaaaaccgctcggagatgcccccgactcactttttattttcgtcccaatacttttcttccaatggtttagttgtgtttctttgatattgtggaacctatttagaccgatgatagttGGCGGATAGGTGTGAAAACCCGtctatattgcaccctgtatgacacagaaaaaaatcccaaggcctaggggtcgggtggggctcgttcgtggtgcacaacggttgcgtcaaaaacggtccaaaaagGGCCAAGGCTTTAGCATACGAAAAATCAACCCATTTTTAACCTTGTGAAAAcagtcccgaaaattcacagataactactaggtggcctcactttgagtacTATTAAAGTTTCTTCACACAAAAACCGCTTGGAGATGCCCccgactcagtttttattttcgtcccaatacttttcttccaatgctttagttgtgtttctttgatcttgtggaacctatttagaccgatggTAGTCGGCGGATAGGTATGGAAACCCGtctatattgcaccctgtatgacacagaaaaaaatcccagggcctaggggtagggtggggctcgttcgtgGTGCACAATGGTTGCGCCAAAAACtatccaaaaatggccaaggctttagcctacgaaaaatcggccgatttttaacgTTGTGAAAAaagtcccgaaaattcacagataactactaggtggcatcactttgagtaatattaaagtttcttcccacaaaaaccgctcggagatgccccagactcactttttattttcgtcccaatacttttcttcgaatggtttagttgtgtttctttgatcttgtggaACCTATATAGACCGATGGTAGTCGacggataggtgtggaaacccatctatattgcaccctgtatgacacagaaaaaaaatcccaagGCCAGAcgggtcgggtggggctcgttcgtggtgcacaacggttgcgccaaaaacggtccaaaaatggccaagtcCTTAGCCTAtgaaaaatcggccgatttttacCTTTGTGAAAAaagtcccgaaaattcacagataactactaggtggcctcactttgagtaatattaaagtttctacccacaaaaaccgctcggagatgcccaaACTGAGATTTATTTTcctcccaatacttttcttccaatgttttagttgtgtttctttgatctcgtggaacctatttagaccgatgatagtcGGCGGATAGGTGAGGAAACCCGTCTATATTGCACCTggtatgacacagaaaaaaatcCCAAGGCCAGaagggtcgggtggggctcgttcgtggtgcacaacggttgcgccaaaaacggtccaaaaatggccaagtcCTTAGCCgacgaaaaatcggccgatttttacCCTTGTGAAAAAAGTCCCAAATATTCAaagataactactaggtggcctcacattgagtaatattaaagtttcttcccacaaaaaccgctcggagatgcccagactcactttttattttcgtcccaatacttttcttccaatggtttagtcgtgtttctttgatcttcttgaacctatttagaccgatggTAGTcggcggataggtgtggaaacccatctatattgcatcCTGTATGacatagaaaaaaatcacaaGGCCAGaagggtcgggtggggctcgttcgtgGTGCACAACAATTGCGCCAAtaacggtccaaaaatggtcAAGGCATTGGcctacgaaaaatcggcccATTTTTAACCTTGTGAAAAAAGTCccaaaaatttacaaataccTACTAGgtggcctcactttgagtaatattaaagttttttctcacaaaaaccgctcggagatgcccacACTGAGATTTATTTTCCTCctaatacttttcttccaatgttttagttgtgtttctttgatctcgtggaacctatttagaccgatgatagtcGGCGGATAGGTGAGGAAACCCGTCTATATTGCACCTggtatgacacagaaaaaaatcCCAAAGCCAGaagggtcgggtggggctcgttcgtggtgcacaacggttgcgccaaaaacggtcaaAAAATGTCCAACTCCTTAGCCTACGAAAAATCGGTCGATTTTTACCCTTGTGAAAAaagtcccgaaaattcacagataactactaggtggcCTCAGTTTGAGTACTATTAAAGTTTCTTCAcacaaaaaccgctcggagatgcccccgacacagttttttattttcgtcccaatacttttcttccaatggtttagttgtgtttccTTGATCTTGTggaacctatttagaccgatggTAGTCGGCGGATAGGTATGGAAACACGTCTACATTGCAccctgtatgacacagaaaaaaatcCCAGGGCCTAGAGGTagggtggggctcgttcgtggtgcacaacggttgcgccaaaaactGTCCAAAAATGTGCAAGGCTTTAGcctacgaaaaatcggccgatttttaaccttGTGAAAAATGTCCcaaaaattcacagataactactagttGGCCacactttgagtaatattaaagtttgttCCCACAAAAATCGCTCAGAGATGCCCAGACTGAGATTTATTTTcctcccaatacttttcttccaatgttttagttgtgtttctttgatctcgtggaacctatttagaccgatgatagtcGGCGGATAGGTGAGGAAACCCGTCTATATTGCACCCGGtatgacaaagaaaaaaatcccaaAGCCAGaagggtcgggtggggctcgttcgtggtgcacaacggttgcgccaaaaacggtccaaaaatggccaagtcCTTAGCCTACGAAAACTCGGCCGATTTTTACCCTTGTGAAAAaagtcccgaaaattcacagataactactaggtggcATCagtttgagtaatattaaagtttcttcccacaaaaactgctcggagatgccccagactcactttttattttcgtcccaatacttttcttcgaatggtttagttgtgtttctttgatcttgtggaACGTATTTAGACCGATGGTAGTCGacggataggtgtggaaacccatctatattgcaccctgtatgacacagaaaaaaatcacagggcctaggggtcaGGTGGGGGTCGTTCgtggtgcacaacggttgcgccaaaaacggtccaaaaatggccaaggctttagcctacgaaaaatcggccgatttttaaccttGTGAAAAATGTCCcaaaaattcacagataactactagttGACCacactttgagtaatattaaagttttttcccacaaaaatcGCTCAGAGATGCCCAGactgagtttttattttcctcccaatacttttcttccaatgttttagttgtgtttctttgatctcgtggtatttagaccgatgatagtcGGCGGATAGGTGAGGAAACCCGTCTATATTGCACCCGGtatgacaaagaaaaaaatcccaaAGCCAGaagggtcgggtggggctcgtgcgtggtgcacaacggttgcgccaaaaacggtccaaaaatggccaaggctttaccatacgaaaaatcgtccgaaaattcacagataactactaggtggcatcactttgagtaatattaaagttttttcccacaaaaaccgctcggagatgcccagactcagtttttattttcgtccccacacttttcttccaatggttgagttgtgtttctttgatcttgtgcaacctatttagaccgatgataggccgcggataggtgtggaaacccatctacattgcaccctgtatgacacagaaaaaaagcccagggcctaggggtcgggtggggctcgttcggggtgcacaacggttgcgccaaaaacggtccaaaaatggccaaggctttaccatacgaaaaatcgtcCGATTTTTAGCCATGAGAAAAACgacccgaaaattcacagataactactagacggcctcactttgagtaatattaaagtttttttcccacaaaaaccgctcggagatgcccagactcagtttttattttcgtccccacacttttcttccaatggttgagttgtgtttctttgatcttgtgcaacctatttagaccgatgataggccgcggataggtgtggaaacccatctacattgcaccctgtatgacacagaaaaaaaagcccagggcctaggggtcgggtggggctcgttcggggtgcacaacggttgcgccaaaaacggtccaaaaatggccaaggctttaccatacgaaaaatcgtcCGATTTTTAGCCATGAGAAAAACgacccgaaaattcacagataactactagacggcctcactttgagtaatattaaagttttttcccacaaaaaccgctcggagatgcccagactcagtttttattttcgtccccacacttttcttccaatggttgagttgtgtttctttgatcttgtgcaacctatttagacccGATGATAggccgcggataggtgtggaaacccatctacattgcaccctgtatgacacagaaaaaaagcacagggcctaggggtcgggtggggctcgttcggggtgcacaacggttgcgccaaaaacggtccaaaaaatggccaaggctttaccatacgaaaaatcgtcCGATTTTTAGCCATGAGAAAAACgacccgaaaattcacagataactactagacggcctcactttgagtaatattaaagttttttcccacaaaaaccgctcggagatgcccagactcagtttttattttcgtccccacacttttcttccaatggttgagttgtgtttctttgatcttgtgcaacctatttagacccGATGATAggccgcggataggtgtggaaaacCCATCTACATTGCAccctgtatgacacagaaaaaaagcaccagggcctaggggtcgggtggggctcgttcggggtgcacaacggttgcgccaaaaacggtccaaaaatggccaaggctttaccatacgaaaaatcgtcCGATTTTTAGCCATGAGAAAAACgacccgaaaattcacagataactactagacggcctcactttgagtaatattaaagttttttcccacaaaaaccgctcggagatgcccagactcagtttttattttcgtccccaaaacttttcttccaatggttgagttgtgtttctttgatcttgtgcaacctatttagaccgatgataggccgcggataggtgtggaaacccatctacattgcaccctgtatgacacagaaaaaaaagcccagggcctaggggtcgggtggggctcgttcggggtgcacaacggttgcgccaaaaacggtccaaaaatggccaaggctttaccatacgaaaaatcgtcCGATTTTTAGCCATGAGAAAAACgacccgaaaattcacagataactactagacggcctcactttgagtaatattaaagttttttcccacaaaaaccgctcgggagatgcccagactcagtttttattttcgtccccacacttttcttccaatggttgagtttgtgtttctttgatcttgtgcaacctatttagaccgatgataggccgcggataggtgtggaaacccatctacattgcaccctgtatgacacagaaaaaaagcacagggcctaggggtcgggtggggctcgttcggggtggcacaacggttgcgccaaaaacggtccaaaaatggccaaggctttaccatacgaaaaatcgtcCGATTTTTAGCCATGAGAAAAACgacccgaaaattcacagataactactagacggcctcactttgagtaatattaaagttttttcccacaaaaaccgctcggagatgcccagactcagtttttattttcgtccccacacttttcttccaatggttgagttgtgtttctttgatcttgtgcaacctatttagaccgatgataggccgcggataggtgtggaaacccatctacattgcaccctgtatgacacagaaaaaaagcacagggcctaggggtcgggtggggctcgttcggggtgcacaacggttgcgccaaaaaaacggtccaaaaatggccaaggctttaccatacgaaaaatcgtcCGATTTTTAGCCATGAGAAAAACgacccgaaaattcacagataactactagacggcctcactttgagtaatattaaagttttttcccacaaaaaccgctcggagatgcccagactcagtttttattttcgtccccacacttttcttccaatggttgagttgtgtttctttgatcttgtgcaacctatttagaccgatgataggccgcggataggtgtggaaacccatctacatTGCACccctgtatgacacagaaaaaaagcccagggcctaggggtcgggtggggctcgttcggggtgcacaacgttgcgccaaaaacggtccaaaaatggccaaggctttaccatacgaaaaaaTCGTCCGATTTTTTAGCCATGAGAAAAACgacccgaaaattcacagataactactagacggcctcactttgagtaatattaaagttttttcccacaaaaaccgctcggagatgcccagactcagtttttattttcgtccccacactttttcttccaatggttgagtttgtgtttctttgatcttgtgcaacctatttagaccgatgataggccgcggataggtgtggaaacccatctacattgcaccctgtatgacacagaaaaaaagcacagggcctaggggtcgggtggggctcgttcggggtgcacaacggttgcgccaaaaacggtccaaaaatggccaaggctttaccatacgaaaaatcgtcCGATTTTTAGCCATGAGAAAAACgacccgaaaattcacagataactactagacggcctcactttgagtaatattaaagttttttccca
Coding sequences:
- the LOC101222662 gene encoding uncharacterized protein LOC101222662; this encodes MAACLAPSLSVSGGLIKASDLSSKSISFGQIPKLAIRRKCSKTNHKLSVLAEYNDGGRSGSGGGDFVAGFFLGGAVFGTLAFVFAPQMRRFLLNENEHGFRRAKRPVYYDEGQDGLEATRETLNAKIKQLGSAIDNVSSRLKGGKKKPPLPVEEPDRWAQGV